Proteins co-encoded in one Nitrospinota bacterium genomic window:
- a CDS encoding GNAT family N-acetyltransferase: MARNGVGEGEIGGGIIIRPAISADIKRMWEIDQICFDPDIAYPIDFIYYHLLVLRDPAFCAFDGEAMVGFVLTAMEKRGEGSIVTIDILGPYRRRGLGGRLIGMAEQALAARGARKAVLQVAVENEAAIAFYEKHGYMRGRLLKNYYGKKKDAWRYETMPKK, translated from the coding sequence ATGGCCCGCAATGGCGTTGGAGAGGGGGAAATTGGCGGTGGGATCATCATCCGTCCCGCCATATCCGCCGACATCAAACGGATGTGGGAGATCGACCAAATCTGTTTCGACCCGGACATCGCCTATCCCATCGACTTCATCTACTACCATCTGCTGGTTTTGCGCGATCCCGCTTTTTGCGCTTTCGACGGCGAGGCGATGGTTGGCTTCGTGCTGACGGCGATGGAAAAGCGGGGGGAGGGGAGTATCGTCACCATCGATATCCTTGGGCCATACCGCCGCCGGGGCCTTGGCGGCCGTTTGATCGGCATGGCGGAGCAGGCTCTTGCCGCGCGGGGCGCGCGGAAGGCCGTGCTGCAAGTGGCGGTGGAAAACGAAGCTGCCATCGCCTTCTACGAAAAGCACGGCTACATGCGCGGCCGTCTGTTGAAAAACTATTACGGCAAAAAGAAAGACGCTTGGCGGTATGAGACAATGCCTAAAAAATAG
- a CDS encoding ComF family protein has product MRAADFAAFAGRFALAAVGRVVRTAFPPVCLACGAARVSDGVFDICPACAAALSPAGRHACRRCAAPIDGELAGAGVVLCGDCRISPPPFDAAVAALRYEGKTRELIHRYKFAGKTRLAGALGPLLCAALHRAGVMEGIDFVIPVPLHRRRLFRRGYNQSWLLAAEVGKTFGVPVAADLLARARFTEPQFSLSRADRRTNIKNAFTAPSPERLAGKALLLVDDIMTTGATLGEAARTLKKEGAARVVCAVAARAG; this is encoded by the coding sequence TTGCGGGCCGCTGACTTCGCGGCGTTTGCGGGCCGGTTCGCCCTGGCGGCGGTTGGCCGTGTTGTTCGAACCGCTTTCCCCCCCGTGTGCCTTGCCTGCGGCGCGGCGCGCGTTAGCGACGGGGTTTTCGATATCTGTCCCGCCTGCGCCGCCGCGCTTTCCCCCGCCGGACGCCACGCCTGCCGCCGTTGCGCCGCTCCGATCGACGGGGAACTGGCCGGGGCGGGGGTTGTGCTCTGCGGCGATTGCCGCATATCCCCCCCGCCGTTTGACGCGGCGGTGGCGGCGTTGCGCTACGAGGGAAAAACGCGCGAGCTTATCCACCGTTACAAGTTCGCCGGCAAAACGCGGCTGGCCGGGGCGCTGGGGCCGCTGCTTTGCGCCGCGTTGCACCGCGCGGGGGTGATGGAGGGGATCGACTTTGTGATCCCGGTGCCATTGCACCGCCGCCGGCTCTTTCGGCGGGGATATAACCAGTCGTGGCTGCTGGCGGCCGAAGTGGGGAAGACGTTCGGCGTGCCGGTGGCGGCGGACTTGTTGGCCCGCGCGCGGTTCACCGAACCGCAGTTCTCGCTCAGCCGCGCCGACCGGCGCACGAACATAAAAAATGCTTTTACCGCCCCTTCCCCCGAAAGGCTGGCGGGCAAGGCTCTGTTGCTGGTGGACGACATCATGACCACCGGCGCCACGCTGGGCGAGGCGGCCCGTACACTGAAGAAAGAGGGGGCCGCGCGCGTGGTTTGCGCGGTGGCCGCCCGCGCCGGGTAA
- a CDS encoding PilZ domain-containing protein, producing the protein MAETDTGKADVKTDEARQKLIAFSSDALNNAKEIHLEFDDHRYRGDILDWRLGEYILFRVRHADDGLVRVPVDYDLCRLRAIPEKGKPVIFRIKLLQKKIPHLLISFPMEPEAEVVRKQARRFMRVTTPVVLKRKENALVAADRAGIGTILDISEKGVMLETSLPLEKGDRVNIFINVSSGGKKKNLEMLCIVRRVDRKGKLFTCGLEFHKPSEQSLRAVADFLAGR; encoded by the coding sequence ATGGCCGAAACGGATACCGGAAAAGCCGACGTCAAAACGGACGAAGCCCGCCAGAAACTTATCGCTTTTTCCTCGGATGCGCTCAACAACGCCAAAGAGATTCATTTGGAGTTCGACGACCATCGTTATCGCGGGGACATCCTCGACTGGCGTCTGGGGGAATACATCCTGTTCCGCGTCCGCCATGCGGACGACGGGCTGGTGCGCGTACCGGTTGATTACGACCTTTGCCGCCTGCGGGCAATCCCCGAAAAAGGCAAACCGGTAATTTTCCGGATCAAACTGCTGCAAAAGAAAATCCCCCATCTGCTCATTTCCTTCCCTATGGAGCCGGAAGCCGAGGTCGTCAGAAAGCAGGCCCGCCGTTTTATGCGGGTGACCACGCCGGTGGTGCTCAAACGCAAGGAAAATGCCCTGGTGGCCGCCGACCGTGCCGGCATCGGCACCATCCTGGACATCAGTGAAAAAGGGGTGATGCTCGAGACCTCCCTCCCGCTGGAAAAAGGGGATCGCGTGAACATCTTCATCAATGTCTCTTCCGGCGGCAAAAAGAAAAATCTGGAGATGCTCTGCATCGTCCGCAGAGTTGACCGGAAAGGAAAACTGTTCACCTGCGGGCTGGAATTTCACAAGCCTTCGGAGCAATCGTTGCGGGCCGTGGCGGATTTCCTTGCGGGCCGCTGA
- the obgE gene encoding GTPase ObgE: protein MFIDEVKLRIKAGHGGAGCVSFRREIYVPRGGPDGGDGGKGGDVIFVADQGESTLLKFRYKKEFDAENGGYGMGQDRHGTDGDTLILPVPPGTMFKDAETGAVLADLTDHGQQWVAGKGGIGGKGNAFFKSSTFQAPRFAQPGMPGEERALHIELKLLADVGIIGLPNAGKSTLISRLTAAKPKIADYPFTTLSPKIGVVKSDDYSFVMADMPGLIEGAHLGKGLGIQFLKHIERTSVLCHLVDVSDPDVDRINHDFSVIEREIEAFDPALLAKRQVVVLTKIDALYDREPLDTLRAMFDARGFTIFAISAVTGENLPPLVRHLGAVVKQTRAARADVSSAL from the coding sequence ATGTTTATCGATGAAGTTAAGTTAAGGATAAAGGCCGGGCACGGCGGCGCGGGATGCGTCAGCTTCCGCCGGGAGATATACGTCCCGCGCGGCGGGCCGGACGGCGGCGACGGCGGCAAGGGGGGCGATGTCATTTTTGTCGCTGACCAGGGCGAAAGCACCCTCCTGAAATTCCGCTATAAAAAAGAGTTCGACGCCGAGAACGGCGGCTACGGCATGGGGCAGGACCGTCACGGCACGGATGGCGATACGCTCATCCTCCCGGTTCCCCCCGGCACGATGTTCAAGGACGCCGAGACCGGCGCGGTGTTGGCCGACCTCACGGATCACGGCCAGCAGTGGGTGGCGGGCAAGGGGGGAATCGGCGGGAAGGGGAACGCCTTCTTCAAGTCGTCCACTTTCCAGGCTCCCCGCTTCGCCCAGCCCGGCATGCCGGGGGAGGAGAGGGCGCTCCACATCGAGCTGAAACTGCTGGCGGACGTGGGGATCATCGGCCTGCCGAACGCCGGCAAGAGCACGCTCATCTCCCGCCTCACCGCCGCCAAGCCGAAGATCGCCGATTACCCGTTCACCACGCTCTCGCCGAAAATCGGCGTGGTGAAGAGCGACGACTACAGCTTCGTGATGGCCGATATGCCGGGGCTGATCGAAGGGGCGCATTTGGGGAAGGGGCTGGGCATCCAGTTTTTGAAGCATATCGAGCGCACCTCCGTGCTCTGCCACCTCGTCGATGTGAGCGACCCGGATGTCGACCGCATCAATCACGATTTTTCCGTGATCGAACGCGAGATAGAGGCGTTCGACCCCGCGCTGCTCGCCAAACGGCAGGTTGTGGTGCTCACCAAGATCGACGCATTGTACGACCGCGAACCGCTGGATACATTGCGCGCGATGTTCGATGCGCGCGGCTTCACGATCTTCGCCATTTCCGCCGTCACCGGCGAAAACCTGCCGCCGCTGGTGCGCCATCTGGGCGCGGTGGTGAAGCAGACGCGCGCCGCCCGCGCCGATGTTTCGTCCGCTCTGTAA
- a CDS encoding PaaI family thioesterase gives MEKEPGKDVLERRIVGLKALFGRAPIAKTFGMELFYNSGGEAEFRLPYNPHLDSPVGIHGGVMSTMLDMAGWFTVATRYDTWISTVDLHVQLLQHAKERGVRASAKIVRAGARLSMATMELHTDDGTLVAIGSATFTVTSVSCKEGTGPGAGPAL, from the coding sequence ATGGAAAAAGAACCGGGCAAGGATGTTTTGGAACGGCGGATTGTTGGCCTCAAGGCGCTGTTCGGCCGCGCGCCGATAGCAAAGACCTTCGGCATGGAGCTTTTCTACAACAGCGGCGGGGAAGCGGAATTCCGGCTCCCGTATAATCCGCACCTCGATAGCCCCGTGGGGATACATGGCGGAGTAATGTCCACCATGCTTGATATGGCGGGCTGGTTCACCGTAGCCACGCGGTACGATACATGGATATCCACCGTTGACCTCCATGTGCAGCTTCTTCAGCATGCAAAGGAGCGGGGAGTCCGCGCCTCCGCAAAAATCGTCCGCGCCGGTGCGCGCCTTTCCATGGCCACAATGGAACTGCACACCGACGATGGAACACTGGTGGCTATCGGCTCGGCCACTTTCACCGTGACATCGGTATCCTGCAAGGAGGGGACGGGGCCAGGGGCAGGTCCGGCTTTGTAG